The genomic DNA aaaaacaaacaccataATTAGACATTTTGAAATTATATCCCTTTTCATTAAGAAATGACGTTAATACCAGAATCATTTTTCCATAATGATGCATCATTTATACCATTTATATTAGAtcacacaaagaaataaaaaaattaaaaagttattAGCATTGGACTGAGTCCAACGCCCCACTGAGTCCACGGCGAGGGCTCAGTGGGGCGTTGGCGAACTGGGAGGTACCAAATAAGACAGTTTTTGATCATAAtacttaaaacataaaaatactatATTAATTATTACACAGGTAGAAGTACAGAGGCTTAGCAGTCTTGAATAGTTCAGGTACagaacatacacaaaaaaatctaccacttcttatttttcttcataacaAGATGCAACATCAAATTTCAAATCACACATTCACAATCTTTGAACATTTTCAGTatgaaaacagaacagaaaaagagGGACAATTTTCCTGCAACACCgatcacaggaaaaaaaatattttttttatataagtatatatatatgaaacatatatattttaaattaacagTCAAATATATGAGCATATATACATAGTTTTACAAGGTAGCAAAGGCAAAAAAGCTATTTGCAACATCCCCCTAAATCCTATATCATATCAGATAAATTATCCATGACatttccatttgaaaaaaaaacatcttaaaactACAAGttaaaagtgtcaaaatatTAGAGAACCCATCTTTGTTTCAAAAGTGAAATAAGATATTGcacctttttttaaaccagagtacaataaaatgacaatgaaaaaCAGCATACAATGCACAACAGGAATTAAATTAGAACTACTGCCACTGGCTGACATTAATCCttgtttttgtaacaaaaatacatttcctgTAACAAAACATCACAGTTTCATTTCACTGAATTATgtaaaaggaaaacattttaacacacttgtttgttttttttaaacatcttatGACATGTGACAAAAAGGTATTCAAGACTGCTAAGCACTTAATCATGGTTTCATTTcaacaaaactagaaaaaataGATCATATTGCCTTTTGAAATGTTACAACTCTTGGGTTCATTTTGGCGGTACAATCTGAGTCAGAcaggaaaatatagaaaaaacgAAACAGCTCTCTCAAGTCCAAAAAGGGATCCCAGATACTGTCTATCCAAAATAACAGTGTACACAAGCATTTAGTAACAAATAACTGTTCCTGATTTTTAGAAATATTACTTTATCATATAAGTCATTCTACAGCTAGTGTTTCTCactaagaaaaaaagttttcaagGCGTTGCAAATCTAGAACCCCCTCCGTTAAAAAAGGGTCGTTTTCTTCCGCAGTGATTCAAGTCTTTCACCTGGGGGTCTTCTCTTAATGATCCTGCAGAATAAAGAAAacagtttattcaatatttgTCACAAAATCAAAGCTGAAACCACTAAATGTGTGCTTTGAAAAGGAAAAGTCTGGCAATGTATTTTCTtactgtcaacaaatcccacaaGTAAATATTGCACCACACTTTTGCACCATGTGACATATTAACCCATTATGATGTTAATATGTACTGTATTACAGTATTTACGGTAGCAGGATGCATGGCAAGAGGCTAACTTTAGGCTTTTTTAAAAGACCATTATGAAtgcaatttaatttttaatttattttatgtccATACTGGCATCAGTAGTACGAAGGAAAATCCCAGAATTACTTTATTCACATTCAGTGTCGAGTCCAGAGTTCGCTTACCAGAGTTGCAGGAGTAAGCGCTGTTAGTGTAGACGGGGCTGGACTTTGGTGACTTTGCTCCAGATGTGAATCCAGAACGATACTGGGTGATGCAGGCGTTTGCTGGTGGCTTCTTTGTTTTTCAGACTCTAATGTCTTTGTACCCTAAGTTTCTTATTTGTGCGTTTTCTTGTCTGCTTTCCTCAAACTCGACCTTTCCAACGGGCTTCGAACCAGCACTAAATGTGCTGCTCTTAACCCAGATCATGTTCAACACATACTTGTATCATCAACAGATACAATTTCAACTTACTGCTTCTAGAAGTAGCTGTTGATGAGATGCAAGGTAAGCCCACACACCACACTGCAACACACTTCGTGTGCTCTGATAAATTCTGACCGGTGGTGCAGTTTGACTTTGTGCCTAATAGTTAAATGCTTTAtactaataataacaacacatttataaaactaGACTGAAGTAAATGCAACTTTATTAAAAGTAACACTAACTTCACAATCTCATCAATTCTTAAAATGAATTTAAGACATATTAAGGCCTAAAACTCAAAAAATTGGATATTTAGGGCTGccacaaacaattattttttttataagagATTCATCTTgtgattattttctttcatcGATTTGTCTATAAAAATGACAGGATGGATACATGTTAAGATGTCCCCTTCAATTTCCTGGAGCCAATTgtcaatatatgtatatatttatgaaaataaaaattaagtgATTTAGTAGTTGCAGATTCATTGTTAGGTCCCGTTTTCAGCTCAGTTTGTTTGACAGCAGAACTAAGGAAAAACAAATGAcccgattttcatgaaaccTGAAGACGGTAACTTGGACCAAGGATGAACCAACTACATTTTGGATTGGATCTGATCcaaatgtttttgctttttataagcatttcatggctcacctgtttagtttcctttgctctttgttgTCGCACAAATACTAAAAACCGCTAAAACGTTTTGTTTAAGCACTCTTAGCattaaaatacaacattcacTGTAGAGCCTGTGTTGCTTCCACATTACAgtttaaagctcatgaacacactgaAGTAATAAACATTGtgcaatttaataataatattgattacaGATTCAATCTGGTTCAAACTGAACCTTTTCAAAGATGTATTTTTGTGAGATGTTTTTTAAAGAGTTCCATCTTTAGTAAGAACCAATGGGCTTGCAGCTGAGAGCCAGAGTTACAGTATGGTATTCAGAaaggatttgttgacaataagaaaaaatatcatCCTCTTACTCCAGCAAACAAAGCTGTGAAAACACAGTTGAGGCAGTTGGTGCTCACCTGAAGGCCCGGGGCTTGTGTCTGCTGTGAGCCCTGGTTGAAGTAGGCCATCGGCTGTCTGTAGAAGTCAACCCAGGCGCTGTAGTCAGGATTAGAGGTCTGCTGAGATGCAGGACCAGCTGTCTGGCCTGAagagggaaaaacaacaacagtaagaAACAGAAGAGGTGGAATCAAGAAAATGATGTCTCTATGCAGGTTTGAGGTAAAACTTAAATCTGTTTATGttcataataaaatatttccacAAGTACTCACCCCAGGCTTTGTTGTATTCAGGAGCAGTGCTCTGGGCTTGGTTTTgctgacctaaaaaaaaaacaaaaaacagaagagtttcaattaggtttttttaaattgtaaaaaatacaatattatagCTTTTCCCCCAAACAGTTTCAAGTTATGAACAGGATTTATGCTTATAATCTTTCCAACATGGTGGGTAGATGCACGATTTCATCAGGCttgtgtgaaaaaacaacaaagtgtagattagaagaagaagaattaaatTTAAGCTTCAAGACTGAAGATAAAGTGGACGTTAAAACAAAATATCCTTTTCTCTTGCCTAGCTTTTTATAATACTGCTCCCAGTCCATCTGGCCCGTCTGGGATCCATTGTGACCTGAAACCAGACACAGATAACACCACCAGAGTTACTGAGTGTGGGATTTTCCCTTTTCACCTCCTGCTCTCATCTGTTTCCTAACGATTTCCATcgacagaaataatttaaatctgTCTGTGCAGGAAAGAGGTGGTTAGCCACAGGGTGCATGACCTCCTCCCAGCCCACTGAAGACTCTGAATACAGTGCAGTACTTTATATTTGTAATAGCTTCTTTTGTTATATGTTCTTATCTTATGTCCATCATATATGTAGTTTGCCATTCTTGAGCCTGTGTTGTATCAATAAACTTGACTGCAATTACAAAACTCAGAAATAAAACAGCCTGGCTGCAATTCTAAAGCAAAATTTATGGAGCAATGAAATTAAGAGAtaaaaactgcatcattttgttCCCTAATTGAGTCAGGCATTGGACCCCAAATATATAGCTAGGACAGGATCCAATTaattgatttgttgtgttttaagcTACAACCAGCAGCTCTATAGCTCGGTCTATCGCCTGGTTGGTCCACAAAAGTGTTTCACCAGGAAGCTGAAATTGGAGGTAAAGTGTTTGTGcggctgtgagtgtgtgtgcagatatTGAAAATGCTTGCTCGTAAAAATTGAACTCTGGTGAGGTAGCTTCAGCAGCTAGATTAAATAATTCTACTTACTGTGGTCCTGCTGGCCTTGAGGTTGCCATATTTGAAAAGTCGTACCCCATCCTCCAGTCATGAACGTCTGACCCCCacttcagtaaaataaaaagacaactcAATATAAGTAATAAACATGACAATCAGTTTCGTAGTGAAGACACTGTGTTAAACTTTTTCAGTATACGTTTGAGCagtaagacatgaaaaggacaTGAAAACGTGACACGTTGAGGAGAGAAGTAGAAGCTTACTGTTGAGGAGGAGTGGTTGGTCCTTGGTTGTAGGGATTCATACCGAAGCTGCTGTTGCCCCCCATTCCTGGGCCCTAGAGCAGAGAAAGGGAAGAGGAGGCGAGTGAGAGACCACacttgtgtttaaaaaagaagCCAACAGGCAAGGTCAAAGGGCAGTGCCGGCCGCTGATGCACTCCATTAAGTCCATTTGATGGATTCTTTATGTTTAACCTCTGGTGACATCCTGCCGGCCACCAGGACCACAGCAACCCAGCAGCTCTCCACATTGACATGTGCGCTCATGAATATCAGGGCAGACAATAGCACTCTGGGCCAGAGACCGACCACCTACCCCAATTCTCTCATCGATCAGCTGCCGGGCCTTTTCCAACTGCTGCGGGGTGCCTCGGATGGAGAAGATGCGCACGTTGGGGTCGGTGTTGGGCGGTGGGTTTCTCTGTAGCTCCACGTGGGCACGAGACTGCTCTTTGATGTTCTTGATGGTTTCTCCACCTGGGAAAGCAATGAGGAACATTTAACTAGGGCTACCAATTATTTTCATTGCAAGTTAATGTGACAATTATTTTCTAGGTCTAAGAAAtgtcagaaagacagaaaaatgggCCAAAAGCCAAAGGTTAAGTCCTCACatatgactgatcagctgcCTTTAAGAAATTTTATTATCACAAAAACGTCAAATCGTCAAATTAGAAAAGCAGGAACTGTTTAAAATGGCTACAATGATTTGAagataatgaaaatagtttCCACCTAATTTTCTGCCAAATCAACACATCATTTAAGTTGTAAATcatttatacaatctatggATGCAGTGAGGAAATTTTCCCTCTGTTTAAACTCATGAAGACACCAGTGTTAGTGCTCAAAGACTTTTTACAAGAAGATATTCAGCAATTATGCTCAATTTCAGATCTTAAAGGTTATTACTTCAGACCCTTAGATATCAGGTTGTACCGCTTTGACATCCTCCGCAATAATCTTGTTGGTCGACTTTTGactaaaaacattatttctattttaaaaaaaaagttaaacaacAGTGGGGGCGTTAGGCATGTAATGAAATCTATGCATGTACCCTGCACATGAGCAGCTATCAAGTCTACAagctctctttttttcattatttacacAGTTTCCTCTGTTACCATTTGTATGTAGAAAGCAGTGCAACCCACATGGATGCATTTGGTATCAGACTGTCTGAATATGTCCACTGTTGTCACTGTATGTAAACTACATTGTGACTGTCTGCCCCTCAGTGATAGCAAGCTTTTCACACTGCCTTTGAGTTTGGCTGTTCAGGACAAaagctgtaatttcccagcttgggataaataaagtatatctatctataacacTGAAAATCAAGCAAACGTTGACACCTCACATTAGTCAAAATACcttcatcaatgtcattaaatgGAGTTTGAAGTTATATGGTTAATGCACAGTAAAACCAAGTTGACAAAGTCTGGAAACTGTgtgaatccttttcatctgtGCCATCCATCCCATAGATATGAATGTGGCATTAAGCCAGACTCCCCTCCACAGGAATCACGCTGACTCACTTGACTGAAGTGGTGTGATAATGCTACCTTATGAAGACTCTGGCTTGTGTCTCACCACTTATCTACCATTCTGTGGTAACATCCATGCAAATCAGGAAACAAAAGGAGACATCTCCTGCACACCTCCCCCTCCACTGCATCAGATGCCAGCTTCCCGACGTGTGGGGAGAGCAATTACACCAGCAGGGAGAAATGAAACATAGCTGGCAAGAGAAAAGGGCCAAAATTGAAGCGTATCCTCCTTCTGGGATATCGTTTGTCTCTTTTACCCTTTTCATTCTTGACTCGGTGTTGTCCTCTGTGATGAGAGGAGGGAGTGAACGGGGGGCATATAGACACCACCCCCCTCCACAATACCCATCCGAACGAAAAAGGCTGAGGGTGCTTCCCGGGGGGACACCGGGGCTGTCCCAACATCAATTACACATTTGTTCACTTGTGGCTGACACTCGGATGACCCTGGCTGACCTCCGAATGAAAACGCTCATCAaaaacctctcctcctcccgtAGCCTATTCCTTGCTGCCAACAGACTGCACATGGGCCATTAACCCATTGTCAACCAAATGAAACTTCTGCCTTAATGAAGCCATTATGAGCTCTTCTAGTCAGACAGCAGAGAGCAATGAAGACCCTGACTATTCATTTCATGGACTGGGCTGTAGTGAGGGCAGATAATACGGGCCTTATTAATGAGACTGGTTTAGTGAGCAGGAGAAAAGGAGGGGATACAAAAGTGCAACTGGTGACGGCATTCACGGCAAAGTCAATGGACTGGTTAGCTGCTGGTGGGGAAAAACTCAAGGGAAAATAACATTAGCAGACCATGTGACATTTCTAATGCAACAGCAGCTTTACATCAAACTGAGTGGGCAGTGGGGTTAAAATCAATATCATTTTCATAAGAATTGGTttataatattgatatatacCAGTAAGGGCAGGTTTAGTACCTTCCACCATCATATAATTAAGTTCACACTCAAGAATAAGCTTGGTTATCCTTAAAAGATTTTCTGGGAAAACTTCGACACACTTCATCCACACTAATACGTGTCCGTTTTAAATTGCACTTCTGTTATGTTAATGCCTATAGTGTGCACACAAGTCTGGTGTTTCTGAATCACTAAAAATGAGtctttttgaaaacattgtcaAATGTCCCCGTTTTTGTTTAATAATGACTGATATGATTGTTTGCTAAGAGCTGTTCTGCAGATAAATTCTGCATTTCACAAAGCTGATAGTCTTTTTTCTGCTATGTGAGGAGTTTATTTCAGTAATTTGCCATAATTCCCATATCCCATAGCTTACACAGACTCAAGCATGTCTAGTGTATGTGAATGATCATGTGATATGCATTTGCAGTCGTGTTAGTATGGACAGAGATTATTCTGAAATGGTGCTTTAACCCTCATGAGGACGGAGATTGTTtagattttaaaacaaattatattGGTAATcccattatgtttgttttttggtcttgtATACTTCTCGCTGTGTAAATCAGATCTTCTTATAAACTGGCTCTGTCATGTACCCTGTAAAATAATCGTTAATCTACCTATCTATACGATATCTACCCACTTTTCCTTTAGAGGGGTGCGGGGCTTGGAGCAGCTGTCTTTGGTAGAGGCgtggtacaccctggacaggctGCCAGtcaatcacagggcagacataGTTAAGGACAACCAGTCACACTCACATCTACACCTACGGCTAATTTAAAGCCGCCAATCCACCtaacctgcatgtctttggagtGTGGGAGCACATGTATggagaaaacatgcaaactccccAATTTGGGGTTCAGATTCTTGCCCAAGGACACTTCAACATATGGAGCTggggatcaaaccaccgacCCTGTGATGACTATGTCCTCTACTAGGGCTGTGTATTTGCAAGAAATTGGTAATACATGTATCATGATACAGGGCTTACGATgaaatatattgcaatatatttaCTAATGATACTGTATTCAAGgagatacagtagtgttcaaaatattttttttgttacattgaactgctattatattgaacactactgtatattgtgattatttttttataaaatctcagtaaaaaaaagtagacTTTCATAAAATTCGAACAGTGGGATATACACTTGCAGTTAACTCTTTATCTGAAACCTTTTAAACTACCATTTGCATTAATTTGGGACTTGATTTTGCATCATCATTTAAttcaacaacaaaagacaaagaatacAATTTAATTGGTCCAGCTTCACATTGAAGAAATGAAAGACAGCtcatagtgttttttttcactgcGAAGACATGCAAAGAGAATAGAGAATTATCCTAAGGGATGGACAAGTAGAGATCTATCAAACTGAAGCATTTGAAAGTTTACCTAAGGGTTGGATTttagtcataaaaaaaaaaaaagcattatgtGTCTAAGTTCATTCTTGACCTAAGAAGCAGTAGAGGTTGATAGATTTTAATGAAAGGTCTACTTTCTCTAGGGTTTTCCAGAGCTTTTACGAACAAGAACATTTTAACTTTCATCTGCAGCAAACTGCAGTGTGATGCATCTAAAAGTCTGGAAAACCTAGGACAGTtgaattttttaaagttaaaatgcaAGCATAAAGTTGCTTGTTACGGCTCTTGCACTGAATTCACGTCTGTAATAAAGTCTGAGCAGGTTGGTGGGTGGCTTGATTCATcaagctgtgtgtctgtgtgtagggGGTCAAAACAGAGGGGCAATGGGCTGCATATGGCATCGTAAAGATATTAATCACCGCACCCTTTAAGGGACGGCTGACAGCACCCAGACCCACCGCCATCTCCACCATATTGGTCCACTTCATATGCTAATGCACAGAGAGGGGGACGCAACGCCCAGGTTTATTTGTTTCCCTCGCCCCACTACATGCACAAAAGCCACTTGACATTTCTATTGCCATGTTTTTATCTTAGGTAAAGAGGCCCACTCCGATCCCGCCCACAactgcacgcacgcacacacacacacacacacacacacacaccaaggcggcatgcatgcacacacaccacacacacacacacaagctcctTCCAATGCAATGGTCAATGACTTTTAAATAGCTGGCAATAGAGTGGGCATGAATAGCCAATAAGCTAATTCCTCCTATTCATTCCCTCGCTGCACTCTATTGGGCTGAAAGACCCTCATTAGATGCCAGGCAGCCTTCCACATGATTGAGGGCTGTTATTATGCACCTTTAACAATTAATGTCACATTACACGCATTATCCCCGTCATTAAGCCCTTAGTGAAGCCAATGAATGCCACTTGTGCTGTATACATGAGCCCTGGAGGGAGAATAGGAGGGTGGTCACTTGCCCCCCTCTTCTCATCAGTTTCACGCAGCGGCAGAACACCAAACTGCTTTCAGTTATTAAAAGGAAAACGCAATCTGTTGGATATGCTCCTCTTAAGACCGTTCATATTGATGGACTGCGTATTATGTCTCTCAgacgacagaaaaaaacatgattaaaccaGACATGCTCACAAATCCCAGCaactttaacaaaaaaagacttaagcTATAAAAAACAAAGCACGACAGAAACAGCTCACAGAGGTGAGATATAACATAAGGTGTTTCAATCCACTAATAGGAAtttaatgaaaacatgtttcttACCTTTGCCAATCACCAGTCCACACTTGTCAGCAGGTACTGCATATGTCACCTCCTGCAGTCCTCCAGAGCCTCCCATGTTACAGTCACTTCGCCCTCGACGTCCCATTACACCTCCAAACCCATCTCGCTCCTACAAGAAGGAACCAGGATTTAATTTCTTGACAGacattttgctgaaaaaggTTAGGCTCCCTATATTCTATATTTCTTCAAAATTTACAGATTTATAATATTCAATGGCATATTTAAACCTGGCACTTTCCAATgagtattttaaaaagtcaaataaccAAATTTAAGCTTATAATACTTCtatttaatcaaaatcactttattctacacgtttcatttaaaaatgtgcccaagaaaactaacatttttattaaccaGCTACTGTGAAATACATTCAATTGTGCAGTCCTCACGCAAAAAAGAAGCCATGAATAAGATTCAGTGAAACTTTGAACTGCAAACTCTTCAGATGAAGTAGAGAAGACAACAAGAGAGGTTGTGAGCAGAGGTTATAGAAGTGTTAATAGTTtcatatgtatagcatgtggggCCCCAGTGACACCCCAGTTGTACCACTTGTAGGCACTCATTCACAAGTCAAcctgcattttgtttttccccctttttgaaaaaatattttttggtgtTATACTGCAGAATAGATATTTTTGACTTCCCACTAGCTATAATTGTGCATTTTCCATTGAGTCGCAGAGCTTAAgttgcagtgaaaaatgaggTGACAGTGAGttaaatgtgacaggagcataAAGCTGAAAcggcttggggttcagagggttaactggaCAGATGTTAAACAGACGGGACAAAACAGAAGCACAAACCTGAGCAGTTTGAACCAGTTCATTGATGAGGTGGACCGCATGGTGGCAGTGGTCGGGCTGGCCCATCACCTGAGCAACTCGGTCAGGACTGACTCCATCATCTGGACgagaaataaaaaagggacacaaaatgtcttttaCTTCCTATAAGattgaatacatatttactTTTGAGTGCTTGAAATGCAAGTAAAGGGAGCAAAAGTCTGGTTATATTGTTGAACTTTGGTCACTTGCAGGGTAGGATTTCACTGCTCAAGTGAGTATTGTAGCAAAAAATGCTGAACTTTTGAATTTTAACACCAGAATAAATCTGTCCATGAATTCTGATAATTATGAATCTGCCTGGAGCCCAACCGCTCGACAACTTATCAGCCACCAACTACTCACATTCCCACCAAGACTGTCCAGATGAAAACTCAaccttcaactttttttctattaCCAAACCATCCACACATCATTTGTTTTTAGTGTACTGATGCCTGTTGTGGTGTTTCAGGAGTAACAGGTTGACCAGCTTTAGAGATTACACTTTTCTATGTTACCCGATTGCCAACATGAGGTTGTGTTTTATCATCTTCTTACCTTGTTTGAACTGGATCCTGACCCCAGCATCATTCTGAATCTTCTTGATCATCTCTCCGTTCCTGCCGATGATGATGCCGACCGCAAATCTGGGCACAACCACCTGGACGAAGCAAACGAGAAGAATTTATTAGAGattacaaaaaatatcttaTGTGGATACATAAATAACATCACCTTAGCTGTTcagtatttgaaaaaaaaaaggagaaaaagtctTACATCCAGACTGCTTCCCCCCATTTTGGATCCAAAGTCTGCTCTGCCAACCCTGAAGTCTCCTTGGTCCTTGTCACGGATAAGCTTCACCACAAGTTCACGGGCTTGCTataaagatgcaaaaagacgtagcagaatgattaaaaaaaaacatttaacaaaggATGTAAAGCATAACAAAAGTCCTCCtcaaaaaaggtttttcaaTGTTTGACTGGGACACTGAAGAGGgcataaaatgtgtaaaattgaGTGTAAACTGGAAAGCTAGTGGCACACACTGAGCTCCTCTGAGACCGACCTGCACTTTGTGGGGATCCCCAGTGATTCTCAGGGGCTTGTCTGCTCCAGTGGGCATGGGGTCATCCTGAATCATTATCATCTGCACTCCCGTTCTCTCCTGCAGGGGTACAATCACACAGAAGCAGAAACGCACACCAAACAGTTACCTGGGGCCCAAAACACTATTCACTCTGAAGGGAGGAAATTCTGCCACATCTCAAGAACAggttttatttttgatgcaatCTTGGCCAAATAGACCAGAAGGTAAATACCCACGGAGGATGTGAAATTATGTTAATCTTTAGTGTTTCCCCAAGGACTTCCAGCAGTGGTGCTGAACTGCCTCAGTTATATTTTGTGCTGCTTCAAGATATTTAGCATGTCCACTGACATGAGAAGGAAAAATTTGTACACCAACTGCACATGTCGAATTGCATCTAATAAAATGCTCTGGGACCTCttgtgtctcctctctctcctgttgttctaCTCCGTAAGTAGTATTCAGAAAGAGGAAAGAGACGGTCTCTGCTTGATTAAATCAACCTACAGGAATGACATCAATTAACTCTTGCAGGGCATTTTCAAGACAATATACGAatccttgtttttgtcatttaccTAAGCTTTACCATAACCAATGTCAGCCTTTATTTTTCCTTGCCAACCCGTTTACCAAGCTCGTCCAAAAATTTCAAAAGACATTTTATAGTGATCACATTTTGGAAAATAGTGTGCTGTGAAGGTCTTTCAACACTGGCCAAAAATTGCATTCAATTGagttgaaatatattttaaattctgctagatgaataataaaaatgcattcaatTATTATTGAGAATTAATATAGAATGAACTTGGTGGAAATCATTGATTTCCCAAACATTAGTTCATTTATGTTGTCGCAAACTATATTAGCCGTCACATTACAAACAAGTTAGGTTTAGAAAAACATAGccaaagttgcattaattaTTAAACTAATAAACTAATATTTGACTGGCACTTCTACCTTGGGACAGCCCCACAAGCTCTCCATGACTTCAAAGAACTTTGTTGTAATAGGAGGTAGTGAAACTGGCAGAGGAGCCTTTTTCCACTAACTGCACTTTGAACGATAGATAACCAATAACAGACTACTTTAAGCACTCAGAGTCGGGTACAAGTTCATCAGAGATTTAATCAACAATTTAATTGCATAAGAGAATATCTTTACTCACCAGGATGCTGGATAAATGCATATAGGGGAAACGCAGATCTTAGTGTGTGTAGAAAGGAGCTCACAAGGGGTTTATACCAAGCCATATGTAGGCAGATCTAGGAATATTTTAAAGGTTTGGTGTCTTGTTTCTTATTAGAGCTGCATACAAAACATTCACACATTGTCTGCTGGGGAGATATTCAGCTCCTCAGCAGACAATTGTAGAGCTGTGTTTCATGCAGTCTGAATGTCCACAGTCTATATAATGATGGTGAGTCAAATGTTTACCAGCAAGAGCGACGGCACTAAAAGTACCGATGTCAAATGcacaattttactgtaattgctGAACATTCAGTGCAGTCTATCAACAGACCTGCAGTTGTTTGATGG from Centropristis striata isolate RG_2023a ecotype Rhode Island chromosome 19, C.striata_1.0, whole genome shotgun sequence includes the following:
- the fubp3 gene encoding far upstream element-binding protein 3 isoform X5; this encodes MMMMAELVQGQASVAQPGTKDDFADTIRRVRQMAAKMGGDQMPNMNSSPPVIDPSLYGFGGQKRSLDNGVGNHLGAMVHQRALATEDFKVPDKMVGFIIGKGGEQISRIQLESGCKIQIASDSGGMLDRPCTLTGSPENIDQAKRLLSEIVEQCRYGPGFHSDMDGNSSIQQILIPANKVGLVIGKGGETIKQLQERTGVQMIMIQDDPMPTGADKPLRITGDPHKVQQARELVVKLIRDKDQGDFRVGRADFGSKMGGSSLDVVVPRFAVGIIIGRNGEMIKKIQNDAGVRIQFKQDDGVSPDRVAQVMGQPDHCHHAVHLINELVQTAQERDGFGGVMGRRGRSDCNMGGSGGLQEVTYAVPADKCGLVIGKGGETIKNIKEQSRAHVELQRNPPPNTDPNVRIFSIRGTPQQLEKARQLIDERIGGPGMGGNSSFGMNPYNQGPTTPPQQSGGQTFMTGGWGTTFQIWQPQGQQDHSHNGSQTGQMDWEQYYKKLGQQNQAQSTAPEYNKAWGQTAGPASQQTSNPDYSAWVDFYRQPMAYFNQGSQQTQAPGLQDH
- the fubp3 gene encoding far upstream element-binding protein 3 isoform X2, which codes for MMMMAELVQGQASVAQPGTKDDFADTIRRVRQITDHRSIKQPPQEDLFMSQQIQQMAAKMGGDQMPNMNSSPPVIDPSLYGFGGQKRSLDNGVGNHLGAMVHQRALATEDFKVPDKMVGFIIGKGGEQISRIQLESGCKIQIASDSGGMLDRPCTLTGSPENIDQAKRLLSEIVEQCRYGPGFHSDMDGNSSIQQILIPANKVGLVIGKGGETIKQLQERTGVQMIMIQDDPMPTGADKPLRITGDPHKVQQARELVVKLIRDKDQGDFRVGRADFGSKMGGSSLDVVVPRFAVGIIIGRNGEMIKKIQNDAGVRIQFKQDDGVSPDRVAQVMGQPDHCHHAVHLINELVQTAQERDGFGGVMGRRGRSDCNMGGSGGLQEVTYAVPADKCGLVIGKGGETIKNIKEQSRAHVELQRNPPPNTDPNVRIFSIRGTPQQLEKARQLIDERIGGPGMGGNSSFGMNPYNQGPTTPPQHGGQTFMTGGWGTTFQIWQPQGQQDHSHNGSQTGQMDWEQYYKKLGQQNQAQSTAPEYNKAWGQTAGPASQQTSNPDYSAWVDFYRQPMAYFNQGSQQTQAPGLQDH
- the fubp3 gene encoding far upstream element-binding protein 3 isoform X6; amino-acid sequence: MMMMAELVQGQASVAQPGTKDDFADTIRRVRQMAAKMGGDQMPNMNSSPPVIDPSLYGFGGQKRSLDNGVGNHLGAMVHQRALATEDFKVPDKMVGFIIGKGGEQISRIQLESGCKIQIASDSGGMLDRPCTLTGSPENIDQAKRLLSEIVEQCRYGPGFHSDMDGNSSIQQILIPANKVGLVIGKGGETIKQLQERTGVQMIMIQDDPMPTGADKPLRITGDPHKVQQARELVVKLIRDKDQGDFRVGRADFGSKMGGSSLDVVVPRFAVGIIIGRNGEMIKKIQNDAGVRIQFKQDDGVSPDRVAQVMGQPDHCHHAVHLINELVQTAQERDGFGGVMGRRGRSDCNMGGSGGLQEVTYAVPADKCGLVIGKGGETIKNIKEQSRAHVELQRNPPPNTDPNVRIFSIRGTPQQLEKARQLIDERIGGPGMGGNSSFGMNPYNQGPTTPPQHGGQTFMTGGWGTTFQIWQPQGQQDHSHNGSQTGQMDWEQYYKKLGQQNQAQSTAPEYNKAWGQTAGPASQQTSNPDYSAWVDFYRQPMAYFNQGSQQTQAPGLQDH
- the fubp3 gene encoding far upstream element-binding protein 3 isoform X7, whose amino-acid sequence is MMMMAELVQGQASVAQPGTKDDFADTIRRVRQMAAKMGGDQMPNMNSSPPVIDPSLYGFGGQKRSLDNGVGNHLGAMVHQRALATEDFKVPDKMVGFIIGKGGEQISRIQLESGCKIQIASDSGGMLDRPCTLTGSPENIDQAKRLLSEIVEQCRYGPGFHSDMDGNSSIQQILIPANKVGLVIGKGGETIKQLQERTGVQMIMIQDDPMPTGADKPLRITGDPHKVQQARELVVKLIRDKDQGDFRVGRADFGSKMGGSSLDVVVPRFAVGIIIGRNGEMIKKIQNDAGVRIQFKQDDGVSPDRVAQVMGQPDHCHHAVHLINELVQTAQERDGFGGVMGRRGRSDCNMGGSGGLQEVTYAVPADKCGLVIGKGGETIKNIKEQSRAHVELQRNPPPNTDPNVRIFSIRGTPQQLEKARQLIDERIGGPGMGGNSSFGMNPYNQGPTTPPQHGGQTFMTGGWGTTFQIWQPQGQQDHSQQNQAQSTAPEYNKAWGQTAGPASQQTSNPDYSAWVDFYRQPMAYFNQGSQQTQAPGLQDH